From Nicotiana tabacum cultivar K326 chromosome 15, ASM71507v2, whole genome shotgun sequence, the proteins below share one genomic window:
- the LOC107766834 gene encoding mitochondrial import inner membrane translocase subunit TIM23-2-like: MAHHAGDNDGDGQKRRLYNPYQDLQVPIQNLYKLPTSPEFLFQEESLAQRRSWGENLTYFTGIGYLSGSVLGAGKGFIEGVKASEPGDTLKLRVNRILNGSGHTGRKFGNRVGIIGLIYAGMESGMVAIRDTDDVINSVVAGLGTGAFYRAAAGLRSAAVAGVIGGAVVGLSVAAKQAVKRYVPI; this comes from the coding sequence ATGGCACATCACGCCGGTGACAACGACGGCGACGGCCAGAAACGGCGGCTCTATAACCCATACCAAGATCTCCAAGTCCCTATACAAAACCTTTACAAACTCCCCACTTCCCCTGAATTCCTCTTCCAAGAAGAATCTCTCGCACAACGCCGATCATGGGGAGAAAACCTAACGTACTTCACCGGCATCGGTTACCTCTCCGGTTCTGTCCTCGGCGCCGGTAAGGGATTCATCGAAGGCGTAAAAGCTTCCGAGCCAGGGGATACCTTAAAGCTCCGGGTTAACAGGATCTTAAACGGGTCGGGTCATACGGGAAGGAAATTCGGGAACCGTGTCGGAATAATTGGGCTGATTTATGCGGGTATGGAGAGTGGGATGGTGGCGATTAGGGATACGGATGACGTGATCAATAGCGTGGTGGCGGGTTTAGGGACTGGAGCTTTTTATAGGGCAGCGGCGGGGCTGAGGTCGGCGGCTGTTGCTGGGGTTATTGGTGGTGCTGTTGTAGGGCTCAGTGTTGCAGCGAAACAGGCCGTGAAACGATACGTACCTATCTGA